In Rutidosis leptorrhynchoides isolate AG116_Rl617_1_P2 chromosome 2, CSIRO_AGI_Rlap_v1, whole genome shotgun sequence, one genomic interval encodes:
- the LOC139892352 gene encoding uncharacterized protein, which translates to MSRSPSFSARTEPNTNVDLDSVQKWIVAFCIIRFDLEQGQLIEECYPPGCLTPEEELDVAFSSFPDSVSQHHNRSSIHDCMFFFRIKRRGSFSSINSETVPKKLNHVDKRSGSKYLYGFVFNRQRHDERLKRGGEQKSVVILSHKPYSSLFKPLLQIMGPLYFDIGRKAIDCIAASMSTWSAPLPGQLMELPIGNAILKVNLPPVHSLSFDDDVSFDESASSMAPLLPTNQSIPHGLFHDSDVFGIFKGILLQLWLLWELLLVGEPILIIAPTPSQCCEAVASLVSLVAPLFVSVDFRPYFTIHDPYFAHLNSLQENDTFPPIILGVTNLFFLKSLRNMPHIVSVGSPASNSTRLAFSSRASTGRLSGRPEGFNLPQINLKKFSPSNILSAVKMRRDGPLCLMTEHKEAVWSSYVPITKPDTSILNRLVDAGLSPRVEESMSVVNNEILRRHFLELTTNFLAPFGPYFRANTPSVGSSPFVDPPPLSAFDADEFVGSLSTRGPGKFLSKRMRSNWLDIYRRFMNGHNFKPWFHRRRAVAEQEQHRLWRQARMNANIQVFINKLSELEIVETFNAIERHLLAEMQQFEGSVNKSEATCHKLKGDLQAVFYVLPTDMQHLLLMNPERASLLR; encoded by the exons ATGAGCAGGTCACCATCGTTTTCTGCAAGGACAGAACCGAATACAAACGTTGACCTGGACTCTGTGCAAAAATGGATTGTAGCATTTTGCATAATTAGATTTGATCTCGAACAGGGTCAGCTTATCGAAGAGTGTTATCCACCTGGTTGTCTTACTCCCGAAGAGGAACTCGATGTCGCTTTCAGTTCATTCCCCGATTCCGTTTCCCAACACCATAACAGATCAAGCATTCATGACTGCATGTTTTTCTTCAGAATTAAAAGGCGGGGGAGTTTTTCATCTATCAACAGCGAAACAGTACCAAAAAAGTTGAATCACGTTGACAAAAGGTCTGGTTCTAAGTATTTATATGGTTTTGTATTTAATAGACAAAGGCATGATGAGAGACTAAAACGAGGGGGTGAACAAAAATCGGTGGTAATTTTATCACATAAACCATATTCGAGTCTGTTTAAACCTCTGTTACAGATTATGGGTCCGTTGTATTTCGATATCGGAAGAAAAGCTATAGATTGTATTGCTGCTTCTATGTCTACATGGTCTGCACCTTTACCTGGTCAACTCATGGAACTTCCTATAGGAAATGCAATACTTAAGGTCAACTTGCCACCTGTCCATAGCTTATCGTTTGATGATGATGTGTCATTTGATGAGTCAGCCTCATCCATGGCCCCACTTCTTCCTACAAACCAGTCAATCCCACATGGACTTTTTCATGATTCAGACGTTTTCGGGATATTTAAAGGGATTTTATTGCAGCTTTGGTTATTATGGGAATTGTTACTTGTTGGGGAGCCGATTTTAATTATCGCACCAACGCCTTCGCAATGTTGTGAAGCCGTTGCAAGTTTAGTTAGTTTGGTTGCTCCACTTTTCGTTAGTGTCGATTTCAGGCCGTATTTTACGATACACGATCCGTACTTTGCACATTTGAATTCACTCCAAGAAAACGATACTTTCCCTCCAATAATTTTAGGTGTCACAAATCTGTTTTTCTTGAAATCGCTTCGTAACATGCCTCACATAGTGTCGGTTGGTAGTCCAGCTTCAAATTCTACTCGACTCGCGTTTTCTTCCCGGGCCTCAACCGGGAGACTTTCGGGTCGACCCGAAGGCTTTAATCTTCCACAAATAAACTTGAAGAAATTTTCTCCATCGAATATATTAAGTGCTGTCAAAATGCGCAGAGATGGCCCACTTTGTCTCATGACTGAACATAAAGAAGCCGTTTGGAGCAGTTACGTTCCGATTACGAAACCCGACACGTCTATTTTGAATAGACTTGTTGATGCAGGGCTGTCACCAAGGGTAGAGGAATCGATGTCGGTTGTTAACAATGAGATATTGCGTCGGCATTTTCTGGAGCTTACGACCAACTTTTTAGCACCTTTTGGGCCGTACTTTAGAGCTAATACGCCGTCCGTTGGATCATCGCCATTTGTCGATCCGCCTCCTTTATCTGCTTTTGATGCCGATGAGTTCGTTGGAAGCTTATCGACTAGAGGTCCCGGGAAATTTTTATCAAAGAGAATGAGATCTAACTGGCTCGACATCTATAG GCGGTTCATGAATGGGCACAACTTTAAGCCATGGTTTCATAGGAGACGAGCTGTGGCTGAGCAAGAACAACATAGATTGTGGAGACAAGCAAGAATGAACGCGAACATACaagtattcatcaataaattatccGAGTTGGAAATTGTTGAAACATTTAATGCAATCGAAAGGCATCTTCTTGCTGAAATGCAG CAATTTGAAGGCAGTGTTAATAAGTCAGAAGCAACCTGCCATAAACTCAAAGGAGACTTGCAGGCAGTCTTTTATGTACTTCCAACGGACATGCAACATTTACTGCTTATGAACCCCGAGAGGGCCTCTCTTTTACGATGA